A DNA window from Trichosurus vulpecula isolate mTriVul1 chromosome 2, mTriVul1.pri, whole genome shotgun sequence contains the following coding sequences:
- the LOC118838244 gene encoding LOW QUALITY PROTEIN: olfactory receptor 52H1-like (The sequence of the model RefSeq protein was modified relative to this genomic sequence to represent the inferred CDS: inserted 1 base in 1 codon), which produces MFVSRAFXAIQNQLTMVTFNISGFNPDTFILVGIPGLEQFHVWIGIPFCAIYLVAVVGNSILLYLIIVERSLHEPMFFFLSLLASTDLLLSTAGVPKTLSIFWLGDREITFTGCLTQMFFLHYSFLLDSAILLSMAFDRYVAICSPLRYTTILTTQAIIKIIVGICFRSFCMVLPDVFLLKRLPFCQTRIIPHTYCEHIGVARLSCADISINIWYGFAVPIMTVISDVILIAVSYTLILYAVFHLPSHAARQKALGTCGSHVCVILMFYTPAFFSILAHRFGHNVPRIFHIMFANLYIVIPPALNPIVYGVKTKQIRDKVIILFSPKATQ; this is translated from the exons ATGTTTGTTTCCAGGGCCT GGGCTATCCAAAACCAGCTCACAATGGTCACCTTTAACATAAGTGGCTTCAACCCAGACACATTCATCCTAGTGGGGATCCCAGGGCTGGAGCAGTTCCACGTCTGGATTGGCATTCCTTTCTGCGCTATTTACCTTGTGGCTGTAGTGGGAAACTCAATCTTGCTGTATCTCATCATCGTAGAGCGCAGCCTCCATGAGCCcatgttcttcttcctctctctgctgGCTTCCACTGACCTGTTGCTGTCCACAGCGGGTGTTCCCAAAACCCTCAGCATCTTCTGGCTTGGAGACAGGGAAATCACATTTACTGGCTGCCTCACCCAGATGTTTTTCCTTCACTACAGCTTTCTTTTAGACTCAGCCATTCTACTGTCCATGGCATTTGATCGATATGTGGCCATCTGCTCCCCACTGAGATATACCACCATCCTGACTACTCAAGCCATCATCAAGATCATAGTAGGTATCTGCTTTCGCAGCTTCTGCATGGTTCTCCCAGATGTTTTCTTGTTGAAGCGCCTACCCTTCTGCCAGACACGCATCATCCCACACACATATTGTGAACATATTGGTGTGGCCCGCCTCTCCTGTGCTGACATCTCCATCAACATCTGGTATGGCTTTGCTGTGCCCATCATGACTGTAATTTCAGATGTAATATTGATTGCTGTCTCTTACACACTTATCCTCTATGCTGTCTTCCACCTCCCATCTCATGCTGCCCGACAGAAAGCACTAGGTACCTGTGGTTCTCATGTCTGTGTCATCCTTATGTTCTACACACCAGCCTTCTTCTCCATCCTTGCCCACCGATTTGGACACAATGTTCCTCGAATCTTCCACATCATGTTTGCCAACCTCTATATAGTCATCCCACCTGCACTCAATCCCATCGTCTATGGAGTTAAGACAAAGCAAATAAGGGACAAGGTCATCATCTTGTTCTCTCCAAAGGCAACCCAGTGA